The following coding sequences are from one Wenzhouxiangella sp. AB-CW3 window:
- a CDS encoding cytochrome c oxidase subunit 3, producing the protein MAQGAYYVPHSTKWPLVGSVGMFIFAIGSANWLNGGPTGPWLFALGGATIIYMMFGWFAEVIRESEGGLYNDAVSRSFRQGMIWFIFSEVMFFAAFFGALFYARMFAVPWLGGDGTGAMTNQFLWPQYDATWPTHGPAELGGDFQTIPGFGLPLINTLILLTSGVTLTLAHWALKKARRTALLFWMVATVVLGLIFLTIQGYEYIHAYRDLGLTLGSGIYGSTFFMLTGFHGLHVIIGAIMLIVITIRCAAGHFTKANHFGFEAAAWYWHFVDVVWLGLFIFVYVV; encoded by the coding sequence ATGGCACAAGGCGCTTACTACGTACCTCATTCCACCAAATGGCCGCTCGTCGGATCGGTCGGGATGTTCATTTTCGCCATCGGTTCGGCCAACTGGCTGAATGGTGGACCCACCGGCCCATGGCTGTTTGCGCTGGGTGGCGCAACCATCATCTACATGATGTTCGGCTGGTTTGCCGAAGTCATTCGTGAATCGGAAGGTGGCCTGTACAACGATGCCGTCAGCCGCTCTTTCCGCCAGGGCATGATCTGGTTCATTTTCTCCGAGGTCATGTTCTTTGCCGCCTTCTTCGGTGCGCTGTTCTATGCCCGGATGTTCGCCGTACCCTGGCTGGGTGGAGATGGCACCGGAGCAATGACCAACCAATTCCTGTGGCCCCAGTACGATGCAACCTGGCCAACCCATGGTCCCGCCGAGCTCGGTGGCGACTTCCAGACCATTCCCGGTTTCGGCCTGCCGCTGATCAACACGCTGATTCTGCTCACCTCGGGCGTGACGCTGACGCTGGCGCACTGGGCCCTGAAGAAGGCTCGCCGTACCGCCCTGCTGTTCTGGATGGTGGCCACGGTCGTGCTGGGTCTCATCTTCCTGACCATTCAGGGCTACGAGTACATTCATGCCTACCGCGATCTGGGCCTGACGCTGGGTTCCGGCATTTACGGCTCAACCTTCTTTATGCTGACCGGCTTCCACGGACTGCACGTCATCATCGGCGCCATCATGCTGATCGTCATCACGATTCGCTGTGCGGCAGGTCACTTTACGAAGGCGAACCACTTCGGCTTCGAAGCCGCTGCCTGGTACTGGCACTTCGTCGACGTGGTCTGGCTCGGACTGTTTATCTTTGTCTACGTGGTCTGA
- a CDS encoding cytochrome c oxidase assembly protein, producing the protein MTDKTIDKRKQSLPLLVGKLAGLAVVMFGFGYLLVPLYDKFCEVTGLGGRTGDAVVEETLSSEIDYSRTVLVHFDSNVNSSLPWEFRPTEVMMEVHPGKLYETTYYARNQSDQPVVAQAVPSVAPGQASLYFNKTECFCFTEQLLRAGESQDMPVRFIVDPNLPDRVDMVTLSYIIYHNEEATAVLAAAD; encoded by the coding sequence ATGACTGACAAGACGATCGACAAACGCAAGCAGTCCCTGCCCCTGCTGGTCGGAAAACTGGCCGGCCTGGCTGTGGTGATGTTCGGTTTCGGCTACCTGCTGGTGCCGCTTTATGACAAGTTTTGCGAAGTCACCGGGCTGGGCGGGCGTACCGGCGATGCCGTGGTCGAGGAGACGCTGAGCAGCGAGATTGATTACTCGCGCACGGTGCTGGTGCATTTCGACTCCAACGTCAACTCGTCACTGCCTTGGGAGTTCCGACCCACCGAAGTCATGATGGAGGTCCACCCGGGCAAGCTCTACGAAACGACCTACTATGCCCGCAACCAGTCGGATCAGCCGGTCGTCGCACAGGCCGTACCGTCCGTTGCACCCGGTCAGGCATCGTTGTATTTCAACAAGACCGAGTGTTTCTGCTTTACCGAGCAATTGCTGCGAGCAGGTGAGTCTCAGGACATGCCCGTGCGTTTCATTGTCGACCCCAACCTGCCAGACCGGGTCGACATGGTCACGCTGTCGTATATCATCTATCACAATGAAGAAGCCACCGCAGTACTTGCCGCTGCGGACTGA
- a CDS encoding DUF2244 domain-containing protein: MIEVQHSKAGDDLTVIEARSNLSMTLDRLAAVFLGLSAVVLLLALATTIMGYWPIMLVAVAHLVLVGWCLRLAWRGNWARERFLVGRREVVVEHYDHRQQKRTVWPASWLRVKIKEGALGERHVVLSCQGRRQVIGSFLPVPERLDLARALKECLRPRSAWSDE, encoded by the coding sequence GTGATCGAGGTGCAGCACAGCAAGGCAGGTGATGATCTGACGGTCATTGAAGCCCGCTCGAATCTGTCGATGACGCTGGACAGGCTGGCCGCGGTCTTTCTGGGTCTCAGCGCCGTGGTGCTGTTGCTGGCCCTGGCGACCACCATCATGGGCTACTGGCCCATCATGCTGGTTGCCGTTGCCCACCTGGTTCTGGTCGGGTGGTGTCTGCGACTGGCATGGCGCGGCAACTGGGCACGAGAGCGCTTCCTGGTCGGCCGGCGAGAGGTCGTGGTCGAGCATTATGACCACCGCCAGCAGAAACGAACGGTCTGGCCGGCCTCCTGGCTGAGAGTAAAGATCAAAGAGGGTGCCCTGGGTGAACGGCACGTGGTACTCAGTTGCCAGGGACGACGTCAGGTGATCGGCTCCTTTCTGCCGGTACCGGAACGGCTCGACCTGGCACGGGCGCTGAAAGAATGTCTCCGGCCGCGATCGGCATGGAGCGATGAATGA
- the fadD gene encoding long-chain-fatty-acid--CoA ligase FadD: MTDKPWLDEYAPGVPTEIDMSEFDSVVDVINKSCSEYSDKTAYINFGAGLTYGEIDRHSAAFAARMQEMGLEKGDRIAIMMPNVLQYPIALFGALRAGLVVVNTNPLYTARELKHQLNDSGARAIVIMENFASVLEAVIDDTEVEHVILTSMGDMVGFPKGMIMNFVLRHIKKMVPSYSLPDAMSFQSVLSQGTSRQFEPVSLNHDDLAFLQYTGGTTGVSKGAMLTHGNMVANMQQASAWLGDNISVGEEIIVTALPLYHIFALTANCLVFMKFGGTNVLITNPRDMPGFVKELGKHPFTAITGVNTLFNGLLNTPGFENLDFSNLRMTLGGGMAVQRAVAERWKKATGTPLIEAYGLTETSPAACINPMNLQDYNGAIGLPISSTECRVIDSEGKPLPVDETGELCVKGPQVMKGYWNRPEETAKVLDDEGWLRTGDMAKMDEKGYFYIVDRKKDMILVSGFNVYPNEIEDVVAAHPKVLEVGAIGAPDEKSGEVVKVVVVRKDDSLTVKELREYCRGELTGYKVPKYVEFVDELPKTNVGKILRRELRDQHGEPQSSED, from the coding sequence ATGACCGACAAGCCATGGCTTGACGAGTACGCACCCGGCGTTCCGACCGAAATCGACATGAGCGAGTTCGACTCGGTCGTCGACGTCATCAACAAGAGCTGTTCGGAGTACAGCGACAAGACCGCCTACATCAATTTTGGTGCCGGTCTGACTTATGGTGAAATCGACCGGCACAGCGCCGCCTTTGCCGCGCGCATGCAGGAGATGGGGCTGGAAAAGGGCGACCGCATCGCGATCATGATGCCCAACGTCCTGCAGTACCCGATTGCCCTGTTTGGCGCATTGCGAGCCGGCTTGGTCGTGGTCAATACCAACCCGCTCTACACCGCTCGGGAACTCAAGCACCAGCTCAACGATTCCGGGGCCCGGGCGATCGTCATCATGGAGAACTTCGCCAGTGTGCTCGAAGCGGTCATCGACGACACGGAAGTCGAGCATGTCATCCTGACCTCCATGGGCGACATGGTCGGGTTTCCCAAGGGCATGATCATGAATTTCGTGCTCAGGCACATCAAGAAGATGGTGCCTTCCTACAGCCTGCCCGATGCAATGTCATTTCAGTCCGTGCTCTCGCAAGGTACATCACGCCAGTTCGAACCGGTGTCTCTCAACCATGACGATCTGGCCTTCCTGCAGTACACCGGCGGAACGACCGGTGTGTCCAAGGGCGCCATGCTCACGCATGGCAACATGGTGGCCAACATGCAGCAGGCTTCCGCCTGGCTGGGTGACAACATCTCGGTTGGCGAGGAGATCATCGTCACCGCCCTGCCCCTCTATCACATCTTCGCACTGACGGCCAACTGCCTGGTGTTCATGAAGTTCGGTGGCACCAACGTGCTGATCACCAACCCGCGCGACATGCCCGGCTTCGTCAAGGAACTGGGCAAACATCCCTTTACCGCGATCACGGGCGTCAACACGCTGTTCAACGGCCTGCTCAATACTCCCGGGTTCGAGAATCTGGACTTTTCGAACCTGCGCATGACGCTGGGCGGGGGCATGGCCGTGCAACGCGCCGTGGCCGAACGCTGGAAGAAAGCCACCGGTACCCCGCTGATCGAAGCCTATGGACTGACCGAAACCTCGCCGGCTGCCTGCATCAACCCGATGAACCTGCAGGACTACAACGGTGCCATCGGGCTGCCCATTTCATCAACCGAGTGTCGCGTTATCGACAGCGAAGGCAAGCCGCTGCCGGTCGACGAAACCGGCGAGTTGTGCGTCAAGGGCCCGCAGGTGATGAAGGGCTACTGGAACCGACCGGAGGAAACCGCCAAGGTGCTCGACGACGAGGGCTGGCTGCGCACCGGCGACATGGCCAAGATGGACGAGAAAGGCTACTTCTACATTGTCGACCGCAAGAAGGACATGATTCTCGTCTCGGGCTTTAACGTCTATCCCAACGAGATTGAAGACGTGGTCGCCGCACATCCCAAGGTGCTCGAGGTCGGTGCCATCGGCGCACCCGACGAGAAATCCGGCGAGGTCGTCAAGGTCGTGGTCGTGCGCAAGGACGACTCGCTGACGGTCAAGGAGCTCAGAGAGTACTGCCGCGGGGAACTGACCGGCTACAAGGTGCCCAAGTACGTGGAATTTGTCGACGAGCTGCCCAAGACCAATGTCGGAAAAATTCTGCGGCGCGAACTCCGTGATCAGCACGGCGAGCCGCAAAGCTCGGAGGACTGA
- the coxB gene encoding cytochrome c oxidase subunit II, with product MKRTNELIVALAVLAVVTVITWGLFAVGDNMPRGVTPFSQSVYQLHNTVMGIVTVIGILVFTAMFTSVVVHRKSKGYEPAKFTHSTKAEITWTTIPVLILIVIAIPATTVLIDMEDTGGAEMNVKITGYQWLWKYDYIEDGISFFSALDRESNRARQIGSGIDPRDVDNYLLEVDNRLVLPTNTRIRFLLTADDVIHSWWVPDLGWKRDAIPGMVNEAWTYIEEEGVYRGQCAELCGKDHGFMPIVIEAISPEDYRRWVEEQNGTAATDPESHPSFVGGNDSADKDEDTTAVVDLDIVASDQG from the coding sequence ATGAAGAGAACCAACGAACTGATCGTCGCACTGGCAGTGCTGGCCGTGGTCACCGTGATCACCTGGGGCCTGTTTGCCGTTGGCGACAACATGCCGCGTGGTGTCACGCCCTTCAGTCAGAGCGTCTACCAGCTGCACAACACCGTCATGGGCATTGTCACGGTCATCGGGATACTGGTGTTTACCGCGATGTTCACATCGGTCGTCGTTCATCGCAAGTCCAAGGGGTACGAACCGGCCAAGTTCACTCACTCCACCAAGGCCGAGATCACCTGGACGACGATTCCGGTGCTCATCCTTATCGTGATTGCCATTCCGGCCACCACCGTCCTTATCGACATGGAAGACACCGGTGGTGCGGAGATGAACGTCAAGATCACCGGCTACCAGTGGCTCTGGAAGTACGACTACATCGAAGACGGCATCAGTTTCTTCTCGGCCCTGGATCGTGAAAGCAACCGTGCTCGCCAGATCGGATCGGGCATCGACCCTCGCGATGTCGACAACTACCTGCTCGAGGTCGACAACCGGCTGGTGCTGCCCACCAACACCCGGATTCGCTTCCTGCTGACCGCCGATGACGTCATTCACTCCTGGTGGGTGCCCGATCTGGGCTGGAAGCGCGATGCCATCCCCGGCATGGTCAATGAAGCCTGGACGTACATCGAGGAAGAAGGTGTTTACCGCGGCCAGTGTGCCGAGCTGTGCGGCAAGGACCACGGCTTCATGCCCATCGTCATCGAGGCGATTTCCCCCGAGGACTATCGTCGCTGGGTTGAAGAGCAGAACGGGACCGCCGCCACCGACCCGGAAAGCCACCCGAGCTTTGTTGGCGGAAACGACAGCGCCGACAAGGATGAGGACACCACCGCTGTGGTCGATCTCGATATCGTCGCAAGCGACCAGGGATAA
- the ctaD gene encoding cytochrome c oxidase subunit I, which translates to MSNATTAHHDEHHEHPTGLARWLFTTNHKEIGTLYLVFSLIMFLVGGAMALVIRAELFAPGLQLVNPEFFNQMTTMHALVMIFGAVMPAFVGLANWMIPLMIGGPDMALPRMNNWSFWILPFAFAILLSTLFMPSGGPSSGWTLYPPLSLQGGNSLAFVVLSIHLLGISSIMGAINVIATILNMRAPGMTLLRMPLFVWTWLITAFLIIAVMPVLAGAVTMLLTDRFFGTSFFNAAGGGDPVLYQHIFWFFGHPEVYILILPAFGIISEIIPTFSRKRLFGYTAMVYATATIAFLSFIVWAHHMFTVGMPLGAQLFFMYATMVIAVPTGVKIFNWISTMWRGSMTFETPMLFALGFLVMFTIGGLSGLMLAIVPADYQYHDSYFVVAHFHYVLVTGAVFAIMAGVYYWLPKWTGHMYDEKLGKIHFWWSTISVNVLFFPQHYLGLAGMPRRIPDYAVQFTEFNMISSIGGFAFGFAQLLFAYIVWKCARGGAPATAQVWEGARGLEWTVPSPAPLHTFDEPPKVDDSVAVHQDNLS; encoded by the coding sequence ATGAGCAACGCTACTACTGCGCATCACGACGAACATCATGAGCACCCCACCGGGCTGGCCCGGTGGCTGTTTACAACCAATCACAAGGAGATCGGCACCCTTTACCTGGTGTTTTCGCTGATCATGTTCCTGGTCGGCGGCGCCATGGCGCTGGTGATTCGCGCCGAGCTGTTCGCTCCGGGGCTGCAGCTGGTCAATCCGGAATTCTTCAACCAGATGACCACCATGCATGCGCTGGTGATGATCTTCGGTGCGGTCATGCCCGCATTCGTGGGCCTGGCCAACTGGATGATTCCGCTGATGATCGGTGGCCCCGACATGGCACTTCCACGGATGAACAACTGGTCATTCTGGATCCTGCCGTTTGCCTTCGCCATTCTGCTCTCGACTCTGTTCATGCCGTCGGGCGGCCCGTCGTCGGGGTGGACGCTCTACCCGCCGCTGTCGCTGCAGGGTGGCAATTCGCTGGCCTTTGTCGTGCTGTCGATCCACCTGCTCGGCATTTCGTCGATCATGGGCGCCATCAACGTGATCGCCACCATCCTGAACATGCGCGCACCCGGCATGACCCTGCTGCGCATGCCGCTGTTCGTCTGGACCTGGCTGATCACCGCATTCCTGATCATCGCCGTCATGCCGGTGCTGGCTGGCGCGGTCACCATGCTGCTGACCGATCGTTTCTTCGGCACCAGCTTCTTCAATGCCGCCGGCGGCGGTGATCCGGTGCTCTACCAGCACATCTTCTGGTTCTTCGGACACCCGGAAGTCTATATCCTGATTCTGCCGGCCTTCGGGATCATCTCCGAGATCATTCCGACCTTCTCGCGCAAGCGGCTGTTCGGATATACCGCCATGGTCTACGCCACCGCGACCATCGCGTTCCTGTCGTTCATCGTCTGGGCCCACCACATGTTCACGGTGGGCATGCCGCTGGGCGCGCAGCTGTTCTTCATGTACGCCACCATGGTCATTGCCGTACCCACCGGCGTGAAGATTTTCAACTGGATATCGACAATGTGGCGCGGTTCGATGACTTTCGAAACGCCCATGCTGTTTGCGCTGGGCTTCCTGGTGATGTTTACCATTGGCGGGCTGTCCGGGCTGATGCTGGCCATCGTGCCGGCCGACTACCAGTACCACGATTCCTACTTCGTGGTCGCCCACTTCCACTACGTGCTGGTCACCGGCGCCGTGTTTGCCATCATGGCCGGGGTCTACTACTGGCTGCCAAAATGGACCGGCCACATGTATGACGAGAAACTGGGCAAGATTCACTTCTGGTGGTCGACCATTTCGGTCAACGTACTGTTCTTCCCGCAGCACTACCTGGGCCTTGCCGGCATGCCGCGACGCATTCCTGACTATGCCGTCCAGTTCACCGAGTTCAACATGATCTCTTCGATCGGCGGCTTTGCCTTCGGCTTTGCCCAGCTGCTGTTCGCCTACATCGTCTGGAAGTGTGCTCGCGGCGGCGCGCCGGCCACCGCCCAGGTGTGGGAAGGTGCGCGTGGACTGGAGTGGACCGTGCCCTCCCCCGCGCCCCTGCACACCTTCGACGAGCCGCCGAAGGTCGATGACAGCGTGGCCGTCCACCAGGACAACCTGAGCTGA
- a CDS encoding CBS domain-containing protein, producing the protein MGEQNVEQTSDEQTRRAFMKALLDEVRALEDMLQAGMIESGIRRIGAEQEMFLVDGASRPAMTAMQLLERIDDPRFTHELGLFNLEANLSPLELGGDCLSQLEREADEVYRMAREKAGEVDSRVALVGILPTLTLEHLNLEAMVPTARYFALNEALLRLRGSNFRFSIKGIDQLHFNHDNLMLEACNTSFQVHFQVGADEFAPLYNIAQAVTGPLLASCVNSPILLGKRLWHESRIAVFEHSIDARSEAHAARGHKPRVHFGDQWIDQSVIEIFQEDIARFRVVLTTEFEDDPIGMVRRNEVPRLRALCLHNGTVYRWNRACYGISDNGKPHLRIENRVIPSGPTVLDEVANAAFFFGMMSGLSRSGEDIRDKLAFSDVKSNFLAAAREGLKAQQVWFDERQMTAQQLIVEELLPLAHEGLTDAGIDSQDVERYLGVIQQRVESRMTGARWQLESLERMGEKGSHHERLRALTSSMIEQSERGKPIAEWELADWCGTQDWRDSYRTVGQFMATDLFTVRPDDIVDFAASLMEWRHVRHVPVEDDAGQLLGLVSHRQLLRLVARGGRGEDAVTVRDIMRSDPVTVSPDTTTVDAIRLMRERRLSCLPVAEAGKLVGLVTEYDLLVVAGRLLETYLETGR; encoded by the coding sequence ATGGGCGAGCAGAACGTAGAGCAGACCTCCGACGAACAGACGCGACGAGCGTTCATGAAGGCACTGCTCGACGAAGTGCGAGCGCTGGAGGACATGCTTCAGGCCGGGATGATCGAGTCCGGCATTCGCCGGATCGGCGCCGAACAGGAAATGTTCCTGGTCGATGGGGCCAGCCGTCCGGCCATGACGGCCATGCAGTTGCTCGAGCGGATTGACGACCCCCGCTTTACTCATGAGCTCGGACTTTTCAACCTGGAGGCCAATCTTTCGCCACTGGAGCTGGGCGGCGACTGCCTGAGTCAGCTTGAGCGCGAGGCCGACGAGGTGTATCGGATGGCCAGGGAGAAGGCCGGCGAAGTCGACAGCCGGGTGGCCCTGGTAGGCATTCTGCCGACCCTGACCCTCGAGCACCTGAACCTCGAGGCGATGGTTCCCACCGCCCGCTATTTTGCCCTCAACGAGGCCCTGCTGAGGCTGCGCGGCAGCAATTTTCGCTTTTCCATCAAGGGCATCGATCAGCTTCACTTCAACCACGACAATCTCATGCTGGAGGCCTGCAATACCAGCTTCCAGGTCCATTTTCAGGTCGGCGCCGACGAGTTTGCGCCGCTCTACAACATTGCCCAGGCGGTTACCGGGCCGTTGCTGGCCAGTTGCGTCAATTCTCCGATCCTGCTGGGGAAGCGCCTGTGGCACGAAAGCCGGATTGCCGTATTCGAGCATTCCATCGACGCTCGCTCGGAAGCTCATGCGGCGCGTGGTCACAAGCCGCGTGTTCACTTTGGTGATCAGTGGATCGATCAGTCGGTCATCGAGATCTTTCAGGAAGACATTGCGCGCTTCCGCGTCGTGCTCACCACCGAATTCGAGGATGATCCCATCGGCATGGTGCGGCGCAACGAGGTACCTAGGCTGCGTGCCCTGTGCCTGCACAACGGTACCGTCTATCGCTGGAATCGCGCCTGCTACGGCATTTCCGACAACGGTAAGCCGCATCTGCGCATCGAGAACCGGGTCATACCCTCCGGGCCGACGGTGCTTGACGAAGTGGCCAATGCCGCCTTTTTCTTCGGCATGATGTCCGGTCTGTCGCGCTCGGGCGAGGATATCCGCGACAAACTGGCATTCTCTGACGTCAAAAGCAATTTCCTGGCCGCCGCCCGGGAGGGTTTGAAGGCCCAGCAGGTGTGGTTTGACGAGCGTCAGATGACCGCCCAGCAACTGATCGTCGAGGAACTGCTTCCGCTGGCCCACGAAGGACTGACCGATGCCGGCATCGACAGCCAGGATGTCGAACGTTATCTGGGGGTCATACAGCAACGCGTGGAGAGTCGCATGACCGGCGCGCGCTGGCAACTCGAGTCGCTTGAGCGCATGGGCGAAAAAGGCAGCCACCACGAGCGGCTGAGGGCGCTGACCAGCAGCATGATCGAGCAGTCCGAGCGCGGCAAGCCCATCGCCGAGTGGGAACTGGCCGATTGGTGCGGCACCCAGGACTGGCGTGACAGCTACCGAACGGTTGGACAGTTCATGGCTACCGACCTGTTCACAGTGCGCCCGGACGATATCGTTGATTTTGCCGCCAGCCTCATGGAGTGGCGGCATGTTCGCCATGTGCCGGTGGAAGACGATGCCGGGCAGCTACTGGGTCTGGTTTCGCACAGACAATTGCTGCGCCTGGTCGCAAGAGGCGGACGGGGTGAGGATGCAGTCACCGTCCGTGACATCATGCGTTCCGATCCGGTAACGGTGTCTCCCGACACCACCACGGTGGACGCCATTCGTCTGATGCGCGAGAGGCGGCTCAGCTGTCTGCCGGTCGCCGAGGCCGGCAAGTTGGTAGGCCTGGTCACCGAGTACGACCTGCTGGTGGTTGCCGGCCGGTTGCTGGAAACCTACCTGGAAACCGGTCGGTGA